CTATTAAAAGATCAAAAGGACCTTCCAGTAATAGGAACTGCTTTAGCAGGAAATGTCCAGTTTTTGATCACAGGAGATAAAGAACTGCTCAGTCTCCGGAAGTATAGAAATATAGAAATCCTTTCTCCAAGAGAATTCTGGGAGCGATTAAGAAAACATAATCTCTTTAGGTGAAGGGGTAAGAGAGTGAACAATATAAAAGAGAACTCGCAAGCGGTGTGGAAAATCTTAAAAAAGCGATAGAGCTTCTCAAGACTCGCAAGGAATTTCTTAAAAAACGGTTCGGAGTAATACGCCTGGGAATATTCGGCTCGTTTGCTAAGTGTAAAGCGAGTCAAAAGAGCGACATTGATATATACACCAAAGGAGGGCTCGAGAGCATAAGGATTCCCTATGTGAGAAGGAGCATAGAAAGGAGCATCACCTATGTCTGAAAGAACAGATAAAGAATTTTTAATGGACATTTTAGAAATGGAAAATGAAAGTTCAGTTAAGATAGTAGCCTTAGAAAAAAAGATAAAAAAGAAAATTAAAAAGCGGAAAATCACTAAGGAGGATGTAAAAGAAGCCATAGAATGGGCGAGAAAAACCTTAAGGATGGAAAAAGGTGTTAAGTATCTAAGAAGTTAAAACTGAAGGATACTGAAGATTATTACATATAGTGAAAAGCTTTAAAATTTGAAGTAAAAATAAGAATGGGTGAGATTGGAGAGGATGTGATTATGAAAGCATTTCTCCAGGCGTAGGAAAGGAGTAGAAGACCGGATATAAAAACTCTCTCTTTTAGTATAATATATGCGACTTCGGAAACTCTTAAAGTAAGAGAGGATGGAGATCGAAGGAATAGGAATTAACGCCGACTCGAAAAGAATCAACGGAAATCTAAAGAGATTTGATGAGGAGCTCTCCGTTTTTGAGGAGTTTGGCTTTGACTATGTGGAGATTTCTCCCCACGGCGTTGACGGCATAATTCACGGGAAGGTAAACAAGTTTAAGATAAATTTGATCATAGATATTCTTAAAAAGCACAATCTGAAATATACCGTCCACGCAGCAGATATAATTAACCTTAAAGATATATTTAATAAGAGAATACAGTTCAGCTCAATGAAGGCGACAATAGATTTCGCGCACCTTATAGGTGCGCGAATCCTCGTTTATCACTGTGGTAGCTATCTTAAGTATGATGAAAACGGCGCTGAGTTCACGGAGTATGAACAGAGAGAAAACGAGATAGAAAGTTTAAAGAGACTCGCTAACTACGCGTCGGAGAAAGAGATCAGGATAGGGGTTGAAAACGTCTACCAATCCTTAAGAAGCGTTCTCGAGCTCGTTAAGGCGGTTGATAAGCCTAATGTAGGTTTAACGCTCGATATAGGTCACCTCTACTTCTGGGGCAAAACGAGGGGCGTTAGATACAGGTTTCTTGACGAGATCGAAAGAGCGATGGAGTATACCATACATATTCACGTCCACGATAATTTCGGAGAGCCTCCGTTCCTTTATGGATACGACATAGAAAACACGGATACTTTCAGGTTAACGCTTGGTCTCGGTGATCTTCATATGCCGATAGGGTGGGGCGAGATCCCATATGACAAGGTTTTTGAAATTATAAGAAAGCACGGGTACAATGGAGTGATAATAGCCGAGATAAACTCATGGGAGAGATACTACAACGCACTACGCGATATTCCCATAAATATAAGAAGATTGCTTAAGGGCGAAAAGATAGAAATACACCATATATAGCTCAAAGCGAAAAGCGCTATGCAGCTTTTGTCTCGCGCGAGATTATATCTATTATGTCCTGCGGAGTAACCTCTTCTTTAGTGAAGTCTCCAACCTTTTTGCCATGTTCAAGAAGTGTAAATCTATCTGCCACTTCATATACGTGATATATGTTGTGTGTTATGAAGACAACAGATAACCCCCTTGACTTGGCTTCGAGAATAAGCTCAAGAACTCTTTGCGTTTCCTTTATAGATAGGGCAGCCGTTGGCTCATCAAGTATAAGAAGTTTTGCTCCAAAATGAATAGCTCTTCCAATGGCAATAGCCTGTCTTTCACCACCTGAGAGAAAGGAAACGGTTTCGTTAACATCTCTCACCTTAACCCCTATATCAGTTAACATCTCTTTGGCTATCCTATTCATGTTTCTTTTATCAAGAAGCTCAAAGGGCCCTACCTTATAGGTTAGCTCTCTTCCAAGGAAGAAGTTCCTCGCTATGCTCATAAGCTCAACAAGCGCGAGATCCTGATAGACGGTCTCTATTCCCATAGCTCTCGCATCTTTGGGAGAGCTAAAGTTAACC
This DNA window, taken from Synergistota bacterium, encodes the following:
- a CDS encoding sugar ABC transporter ATP-binding protein, yielding MEMPLVEMKGIVKNFGRVQALRGVDFTVGKNEVVGLLGDNGAGKSTLIKILVGFYQPDEGEIYFEGKKVNFSSPKDARAMGIETVYQDLALVELMSIARNFFLGRELTYKVGPFELLDKRNMNRIAKEMLTDIGVKVRDVNETVSFLSGGERQAIAIGRAIHFGAKLLILDEPTAALSIKETQRVLELILEAKSRGLSVVFITHNIYHVYEVADRFTLLEHGKKVGDFTKEEVTPQDIIDIISRETKAA
- a CDS encoding sugar phosphate isomerase/epimerase, with the translated sequence MEIEGIGINADSKRINGNLKRFDEELSVFEEFGFDYVEISPHGVDGIIHGKVNKFKINLIIDILKKHNLKYTVHAADIINLKDIFNKRIQFSSMKATIDFAHLIGARILVYHCGSYLKYDENGAEFTEYEQRENEIESLKRLANYASEKEIRIGVENVYQSLRSVLELVKAVDKPNVGLTLDIGHLYFWGKTRGVRYRFLDEIERAMEYTIHIHVHDNFGEPPFLYGYDIENTDTFRLTLGLGDLHMPIGWGEIPYDKVFEIIRKHGYNGVIIAEINSWERYYNALRDIPINIRRLLKGEKIEIHHI
- a CDS encoding nucleotidyltransferase domain-containing protein; this translates as MENLKKAIELLKTRKEFLKKRFGVIRLGIFGSFAKCKASQKSDIDIYTKGGLESIRIPYVRRSIERSITYV